The proteins below come from a single Saccharopolyspora sp. SCSIO 74807 genomic window:
- the eccD gene encoding type VII secretion integral membrane protein EccD yields MAFSEEQTQHRTTESGRLRFVLGKQATDVALPTEVPLADLLPAVLPQFGAEWIEQGADHEGWIVQRVGEQALDEDRTIAELGLLDGETVHLRPRAGELAPIDYDDLVDGVGEQVSRGAGTWNPERTRWMLRAGALLLLLLGFPLLIGAAPVFPQFSIAGGITVLLLGASALVARGAANPVVATLLAGVGAGYAALTGISLLLALDPVAAPVVMLACGCAGALVALVVGVLAVADSALLFTGAITFVTAVGGTALIGSTAPVQPHAAGAIGLLLTLVAALFIPSLSFRLSGLSLPMLPGNSSELSEDIEPVPYQLVVDRGALTFGYSKALYTGLGAAQTLLVLAPLTGSDVWTLVFFAVTAVLLFLRARHPEGAVQRWSLIVPGGLSLVLVVLLLAFGQEPLLRLIAFWLPVLLIGTLMLVFGEFLPGRRLRPYWGRAADIFETLTAVAALPLLLQVLNVFSMMRGLAG; encoded by the coding sequence ATGGCGTTTTCGGAAGAGCAGACTCAGCATCGCACAACCGAGTCCGGGAGGCTACGGTTCGTCCTCGGCAAGCAGGCGACGGACGTGGCGCTGCCCACCGAAGTGCCGCTGGCCGACCTACTACCCGCGGTCCTGCCGCAATTCGGTGCGGAGTGGATCGAGCAGGGCGCCGACCACGAGGGCTGGATCGTCCAGCGCGTCGGCGAGCAAGCCCTGGACGAGGACCGCACGATCGCCGAGCTCGGGCTGCTGGACGGCGAAACCGTCCACTTGCGACCCCGCGCAGGCGAGCTCGCCCCGATCGACTACGACGACCTGGTCGACGGCGTCGGTGAGCAGGTGTCGCGGGGCGCGGGCACCTGGAACCCGGAGCGCACCCGCTGGATGCTGCGCGCCGGCGCATTGTTGTTGCTGCTGCTGGGCTTTCCGCTGCTGATCGGTGCGGCGCCGGTGTTCCCGCAGTTCTCCATCGCCGGTGGCATCACGGTGCTGCTGCTCGGCGCGAGCGCGCTGGTGGCGCGGGGAGCGGCGAATCCGGTGGTCGCCACGTTGCTGGCCGGAGTCGGCGCCGGATATGCCGCGCTCACCGGAATTTCCTTGCTGCTGGCGCTGGATCCGGTGGCCGCGCCGGTCGTGATGCTGGCCTGCGGATGCGCCGGCGCGCTGGTCGCGCTGGTCGTCGGCGTGCTCGCGGTGGCCGATTCGGCGCTGCTGTTCACCGGTGCGATCACTTTCGTCACCGCGGTCGGCGGCACCGCGCTGATCGGCTCGACCGCTCCGGTGCAGCCGCACGCGGCGGGCGCGATCGGGCTGCTGCTGACGCTGGTCGCGGCGCTGTTCATCCCGTCGCTGTCGTTCCGGCTCTCCGGATTGTCGCTACCGATGCTGCCCGGCAACAGCAGCGAGCTCAGCGAGGACATCGAGCCGGTGCCGTACCAGCTGGTGGTGGACCGCGGGGCGCTGACCTTCGGCTACTCGAAGGCGCTCTACACCGGACTCGGCGCGGCGCAGACGCTGCTGGTGCTCGCGCCGCTGACCGGTAGCGACGTGTGGACGCTGGTGTTCTTCGCGGTCACCGCGGTGCTGCTGTTCCTGCGCGCGCGGCATCCGGAAGGGGCGGTGCAGCGCTGGTCGCTCATCGTGCCGGGCGGGCTCAGCCTGGTGCTGGTGGTGCTGCTGCTGGCGTTCGGCCAGGAGCCGCTGCTGCGGCTGATCGCGTTCTGGCTGCCGGTGCTGCTGATCGGCACGCTGATGCTGGTGTTCGGTGAGTTCCTGCCCGGGCGGCGGCTGCGCCCGTACTGGGGCAGGGCCGCGGACATCTTCGAGACGCTGACCGCGGTGGCGGCGCTGCCACTGCTGCTCCAGGTGCTCAACGTCTTCTCGATGATGCGGGGGCTCGCGGGCTGA
- the mycP gene encoding type VII secretion-associated serine protease mycosin: MTGRARRTAVCLALAGGLLPAVAVPAAAQGDPPPLPNSGQNCIQAPTVTYESTPWGQQLLAPERIWDITEGKGIKVAVVDTGVDAQTPQLAGKVLPGADVMGGPANGPAADDCFGHGTFVAGIIGASPAEGTGFTGVAPGVQIVPIRVATGTEEQTGNTFTPAALARGIRAAVDSGAQVINVSASSNAPDPQLADAVRYAAERDVSLIASAANGAQKGDPVTYPASYPGVIAVGAIDSAGNHAAFSQTGPYLSLVAPGVDVVSTGPHGPGHWQGSGTSYAAPFVAGTAALVRAYHPELNAAQVKQRLEMTASHPATALPDPALGWGTVNPTAAVSSVVNGEGGVGRTVVPPSPKPASARLEDDLGPRLALLGGGAAVVVILALVLVFRLGAAGNRRGWSPARVVRVRPDRSETEPDAEQQPVSTPSG; this comes from the coding sequence GTGACCGGGCGCGCGCGGCGCACCGCCGTCTGCCTGGCGCTGGCGGGAGGATTGCTGCCCGCGGTGGCCGTTCCCGCTGCGGCGCAAGGCGATCCGCCGCCGCTGCCGAACTCGGGGCAGAACTGCATCCAGGCGCCGACGGTGACCTACGAGAGCACTCCGTGGGGCCAGCAGCTGCTGGCACCCGAGCGCATCTGGGACATCACCGAGGGCAAGGGCATCAAGGTCGCCGTGGTGGACACCGGTGTGGATGCGCAGACGCCGCAGCTCGCGGGCAAGGTGCTGCCCGGCGCGGACGTGATGGGCGGCCCGGCGAACGGGCCGGCCGCCGACGACTGCTTCGGGCACGGCACGTTCGTGGCCGGGATCATCGGCGCATCGCCCGCCGAAGGCACCGGGTTCACCGGCGTCGCACCCGGCGTGCAGATCGTGCCGATCCGGGTGGCCACGGGTACCGAGGAGCAGACCGGCAACACCTTCACCCCTGCCGCGCTGGCCCGCGGCATCCGGGCGGCAGTGGATTCCGGCGCCCAGGTGATCAACGTCTCGGCGAGCTCCAACGCGCCGGATCCGCAACTGGCCGATGCGGTGCGCTACGCCGCCGAGCGGGACGTCTCGCTGATCGCCTCCGCCGCGAACGGTGCGCAGAAGGGCGACCCGGTCACTTATCCCGCGTCCTACCCAGGGGTGATCGCGGTGGGGGCGATCGATTCCGCAGGCAACCATGCGGCGTTCTCCCAGACCGGGCCGTACCTGTCGCTGGTGGCGCCGGGCGTGGACGTGGTCAGCACCGGGCCGCACGGGCCGGGGCACTGGCAGGGCAGCGGCACCAGCTACGCGGCGCCGTTCGTGGCGGGCACCGCCGCGCTGGTGCGCGCGTACCACCCCGAGCTGAACGCCGCGCAGGTCAAGCAGCGGCTGGAGATGACGGCCAGCCATCCGGCGACGGCGCTGCCGGACCCGGCGCTGGGCTGGGGGACGGTGAACCCGACCGCCGCGGTCTCCTCGGTGGTGAACGGCGAAGGCGGCGTCGGGCGGACCGTGGTGCCGCCGTCGCCGAAACCGGCTTCGGCGCGGCTGGAAGACGATCTGGGGCCGCGACTGGCGCTGCTCGGTGGCGGTGCTGCCGTGGTGGTGATCCTGGCGCTGGTGCTCGTCTTCCGGCTCGGCGCGGCGGGCAACCGGCGCGGCTGGAGCCCGGCGCGGGTGGTGCGGGTGCGTCCGGACCGTTCCGAAACCGAACCGGACGCCGAGCAGCAGCCGGTCTCCACCCCCAGCGGCTGA
- a CDS encoding YbaB/EbfC family nucleoid-associated protein yields the protein MTDPKPDPKPDVPTDIDSAMSMLERERERVADVTKQQQGQSTTVQAKDHSLEATFDGSGELTGLKFNGNKYRSMAPAQLASVIVETIQAGRTQSMTKLTEQMSGGMLPGVDLAGIASGKVDPSTVLDQLMKPIVGMAEELPGVPREKKDRRDG from the coding sequence ATGACGGACCCGAAACCGGACCCGAAACCGGACGTGCCGACGGACATCGATTCCGCGATGTCCATGCTGGAGCGGGAGCGCGAGCGCGTCGCCGACGTCACCAAGCAGCAGCAGGGGCAGTCCACGACCGTGCAGGCCAAGGATCACTCGCTGGAAGCGACCTTCGACGGCAGCGGCGAGCTCACCGGCCTGAAGTTCAACGGGAACAAGTACCGCAGCATGGCGCCCGCGCAGCTGGCCAGCGTGATCGTCGAGACGATCCAGGCCGGGCGGACGCAGAGCATGACCAAGCTGACCGAGCAGATGTCCGGCGGCATGCTGCCGGGCGTCGACCTGGCGGGGATCGCCTCCGGCAAGGTCGACCCGAGCACGGTGCTCGACCAGCTGATGAAGCCGATCGTCGGAATGGCCGAGGAACTGCCGGGCGTCCCGCGCGAGAAGAAGGACCGCAGGGATGGCTGA
- the eccB gene encoding type VII secretion protein EccB, with protein MQSRRDQVQAYFFVVGRLVSAVTHGEPDALEMPNKRIRNGIVFGVLVSVLLMAIFGILGLFKPGKSTAWQQDGSIVVNKDSGAQFVYLGGQLRPVLNYSSARLAAGDSGGTVQSVSQQSLGGTPVGQPIGIPGAPDSIPTAQTLETGPWTVCVQPGAARPKPTDPLVTLKFGSRPGKSTSDGQGLLVSTPDDAVHLVWNGKRYKIPDQRTLEALPYGNVTPLQVSTAWLDPIPAGRDLALPAIEGAGSPGPVIDGKPSKVGQVYEVRNPATESDQFYLVRKDGKTALNRTSAALALASPAVQSAYPGGQVSVLQAGPTALTSVPDSGGPDLVGGFPPVPPQAVVPPPDAQPCARYSPSGTGDLKVTVEMQSTSEVDAGSVALAEHVSGSMADKISLPAGRGVLAKSLPAPGAQPGAAFLVTDTGTKYPLADDKVVEGLGYSPTSAVQIPDELLDLLPAGPMLTSSGAVQVQTPQPNEQP; from the coding sequence ATGCAGTCGCGCAGGGATCAGGTCCAGGCATACTTCTTCGTCGTCGGGCGGCTGGTTTCCGCCGTGACGCACGGCGAACCGGACGCGCTGGAGATGCCGAACAAGCGGATCCGCAACGGCATCGTGTTCGGGGTGCTGGTGAGCGTCCTGCTGATGGCGATCTTCGGCATCCTCGGGCTGTTCAAGCCCGGCAAGAGCACGGCCTGGCAGCAGGACGGCTCGATCGTGGTGAACAAGGACAGCGGCGCGCAGTTCGTCTACCTCGGCGGCCAGCTGCGCCCGGTGCTGAACTACTCATCGGCCCGGCTGGCCGCGGGCGACTCCGGCGGCACGGTGCAGTCGGTTTCGCAGCAGTCGCTGGGGGGCACCCCGGTCGGCCAGCCGATCGGCATTCCCGGCGCGCCGGACTCGATCCCGACCGCGCAGACCCTGGAAACGGGGCCGTGGACGGTGTGCGTGCAGCCGGGCGCGGCGCGCCCGAAGCCCACCGATCCGCTGGTGACGCTGAAGTTCGGCAGCCGGCCCGGAAAGTCCACATCGGACGGTCAGGGGCTGCTGGTGAGCACCCCGGACGACGCCGTGCACCTGGTGTGGAACGGCAAGCGCTACAAGATCCCGGATCAGCGGACGCTGGAGGCGCTGCCCTACGGCAACGTGACCCCGTTGCAGGTCTCGACGGCCTGGCTGGACCCGATTCCCGCCGGACGCGACCTCGCGCTGCCCGCGATCGAGGGCGCGGGCTCGCCGGGACCGGTGATCGACGGCAAGCCGAGCAAGGTCGGGCAGGTCTACGAGGTGCGCAACCCGGCGACCGAATCCGACCAGTTCTACCTGGTCCGCAAGGACGGCAAGACGGCGCTGAACCGGACCAGCGCCGCGCTGGCCCTGGCCTCCCCGGCGGTGCAGTCCGCCTACCCGGGCGGGCAGGTGAGCGTGCTCCAGGCCGGTCCCACGGCGCTGACGAGCGTGCCCGATTCGGGCGGGCCGGACCTGGTCGGCGGTTTCCCGCCGGTGCCGCCGCAAGCCGTGGTGCCACCCCCGGACGCGCAGCCCTGCGCCCGTTACTCCCCGTCCGGCACCGGGGATCTGAAGGTGACCGTGGAGATGCAGTCCACATCGGAGGTCGACGCGGGTTCGGTGGCGCTGGCCGAGCACGTTTCCGGGTCGATGGCGGACAAGATCTCGCTGCCCGCGGGACGCGGTGTGCTGGCCAAGAGCCTGCCCGCACCCGGAGCGCAGCCGGGCGCTGCGTTCCTGGTCACCGATACCGGGACGAAATACCCGCTCGCCGACGACAAGGTGGTGGAAGGACTCGGTTACTCGCCGACTTCAGCCGTGCAAATTCCGGATGAATTGCTGGACTTGTTGCCTGCGGGTCCGATGCTGACCAGCTCCGGTGCGGTCCAGGTCCAGACGCCGCAGCCGAATGAGCAGCCCTGA
- a CDS encoding WXG100 family type VII secretion target, whose amino-acid sequence MAPKVYDYEALQQAQQDMKKTVDHIRDEANKLISQAQQLQQNGWTGESAQGYNASAEKLKQSLNGFGEYLTQQQQNVNSGTGNMQDTDKQGGKQMGQFA is encoded by the coding sequence GTGGCTCCCAAGGTTTACGACTACGAGGCCCTGCAGCAGGCGCAGCAGGACATGAAGAAGACCGTCGACCACATCCGCGACGAGGCCAACAAGCTCATCAGCCAGGCCCAGCAGCTCCAGCAGAACGGCTGGACCGGTGAGTCCGCGCAGGGCTACAACGCCTCGGCGGAGAAGCTGAAGCAGTCCCTGAACGGCTTCGGCGAGTACCTCACGCAGCAGCAGCAGAACGTGAACAGCGGTACCGGCAACATGCAGGACACCGACAAGCAGGGCGGCAAGCAGATGGGCCAGTTCGCCTGA
- the eccCa gene encoding type VII secretion protein EccCa: protein MSTVLFARRSRRPKPTAPSEEIEIQEPPAVPESTDGGLSGVLMYAPMGLSSLAMVMMFVRPGSGTMAYIGGGVMALSAVGMIVSQMLRSSVTHKQKLQGHRRDYIRYLSQTRRRVREALATQQQAARWIHPSPRSLWSLALGYRLWERRPAHDDFGEVRLGLGKQRSSVKLTPPDSKPVEDLEPLAAHALRRFLRAYTTLSHSPIAVYLRGFGQIRFRGDAQHVRGLVRAMLAQLATAHAPGDVQVALCASGDRQDAWDWLKWLPHNQSPDSRDAAGSRRLIAESIGAMEELLGGGAFTSRPRFEPDTPITANEPFVVIVLDGVQLPPDHRAGDEGYRNAVVLDVGESLPWQAKPGALFLDVEEELVSTVSFDRLGKPHNTELCVPDRLSTIGSSALARTMARYRVGEASNESDEPLTGDYDMAGLLGIGDVRTFDPVKYRRERSTAKRRLRVPIGIGGGGAPLELDIKESAEDGMGPHGLCIGATGSGKSELLRTLVAALAATHSSEELNFVLVDFKGGAAFLGFDQLPHTSAVITNLADELELVDRMQDALTGELNRRQEHLRASGNYASRRDYEAARAQGAQLEPMPALFIVVDEFSEMLSSKPEFVDVFAMIGRLGRSLGVHLLLASQRLDEGRIHKIETHLSYKIGLRTFSAMESRSVLGVPDAYELPTSPGNGYLRPDTTNLVRFKGAYVSGPYRSSKRQRTTRAKAEQQVVSFGTGYVEPTAAPQQEPEPEPAPDEPAQSMLEVLIERLRDIGPRAHQVWLPPLKTSPTLDQLLPPLVDHGELGPRPVGDLETAGLQIPAGLVDLPAQQRRELLEADLSGSKGNVAVVGGPQTGKSTMLRTMLSSLALTHSAAEVQFYCLDFGGTLSSLAKMPHVGSMANRLDKDRVTRTVLEMTNLLARREALFAEHNIDSMTSYRRARREGRFHQDDPYGDVFLVVDGWYTIRQDFEELEDRFTELAARGLSFGIHLLVATNRWSEMRPWLRDVLGTRYELRLGDPVDSEVNSRLAATVPNIPGRGLTTDKLHFLAALPRIDGTSDTEDLADATTELSEALAQPGAPRAPQVRMLPTMLSASDLPDPVRPTPQAVVRVPLGIEDVGLSTQWYDFDASPHLLVYGDAETGKTSVLRHIARSITAAYGPDEARVMFGDFQRELHDSIPPENQIEYAVGADALGKSIAGAAVGLEKRIPGPEISPSRLPKRDWWQGGRLFVIIDDFQLAESGFGGGVLEPLMPLIPHGADIGVHVIIARSTSGAARSMSNPVIRRMWELGTPGLLLSCPKDEGMFLGNLRPRTLLPGRAQYVNRRRSVRLVQTPLTEGTNPKSKD from the coding sequence GTGAGCACGGTGTTGTTCGCTCGGCGGTCCCGGCGCCCGAAGCCGACCGCACCGAGCGAAGAGATAGAGATCCAGGAGCCGCCCGCAGTACCCGAGTCCACCGACGGTGGGCTCAGCGGCGTGCTGATGTACGCGCCGATGGGCCTGAGTTCGCTGGCGATGGTCATGATGTTCGTGCGCCCGGGTTCCGGCACGATGGCCTACATCGGCGGCGGCGTGATGGCGCTCTCGGCGGTCGGCATGATCGTCTCGCAGATGCTGCGGAGTTCGGTCACCCACAAGCAGAAGCTCCAAGGGCACCGGCGGGACTACATCCGCTACCTGTCGCAGACCCGCCGCCGGGTGCGCGAAGCGCTCGCCACCCAGCAGCAGGCGGCGCGCTGGATCCACCCGTCGCCCCGGTCGCTGTGGTCGCTGGCGCTGGGATACCGGCTGTGGGAGCGGCGCCCGGCGCACGACGACTTCGGCGAAGTCCGGCTGGGACTGGGCAAGCAGCGGTCGTCGGTGAAGCTGACGCCGCCGGACAGCAAACCCGTCGAGGACCTGGAGCCGCTGGCGGCGCACGCGCTGCGGCGGTTCCTGCGCGCCTACACGACGCTGTCGCACTCCCCGATCGCGGTTTACCTGCGCGGGTTCGGGCAGATCCGGTTCCGCGGTGACGCGCAGCACGTGCGCGGGCTGGTGCGGGCGATGCTGGCGCAGCTGGCGACCGCGCACGCGCCCGGCGACGTGCAGGTCGCGCTGTGCGCCAGCGGGGACCGCCAGGATGCCTGGGACTGGCTGAAGTGGTTGCCGCACAACCAATCCCCGGACAGCCGGGACGCGGCCGGTTCGCGGCGGCTGATCGCCGAATCCATCGGGGCGATGGAGGAACTGCTCGGCGGCGGGGCGTTCACCTCGCGGCCGCGGTTCGAACCGGACACTCCGATCACCGCGAACGAACCGTTCGTGGTGATCGTCCTCGACGGGGTGCAGCTGCCCCCGGACCACCGGGCCGGGGACGAGGGCTACCGCAACGCGGTGGTGCTCGACGTCGGGGAATCCCTGCCGTGGCAGGCGAAACCGGGCGCGCTGTTCCTGGACGTGGAGGAAGAGCTGGTCAGCACCGTGTCGTTCGACCGGCTCGGCAAGCCGCACAACACCGAGTTGTGCGTACCGGACCGGCTCAGCACCATCGGCTCCTCCGCGCTGGCGCGCACCATGGCGCGCTACCGCGTCGGAGAAGCGTCCAACGAGTCGGACGAGCCGCTCACCGGCGACTACGACATGGCCGGACTGCTCGGGATCGGCGACGTGCGCACCTTCGACCCGGTCAAGTACCGCCGCGAGCGGTCCACCGCCAAGCGCAGGCTGCGGGTGCCGATCGGCATCGGCGGCGGCGGTGCTCCGCTGGAACTGGACATCAAGGAATCCGCTGAGGACGGAATGGGCCCGCACGGGCTGTGCATCGGCGCGACCGGCTCCGGCAAGAGCGAACTGCTGCGGACCCTGGTGGCGGCGCTGGCGGCCACGCATTCCTCGGAGGAGCTCAACTTCGTGCTCGTCGACTTCAAGGGCGGTGCGGCGTTCCTCGGGTTCGACCAGCTGCCGCACACCTCGGCGGTGATCACGAACCTGGCCGACGAGCTGGAGCTGGTCGACCGGATGCAGGACGCGCTCACCGGTGAGCTCAACCGCCGCCAGGAGCACCTGCGCGCCTCCGGCAACTACGCCTCGCGGCGCGACTACGAGGCGGCCCGCGCGCAGGGTGCGCAGCTGGAACCGATGCCCGCGCTGTTCATCGTGGTCGACGAGTTCAGCGAGATGCTCTCCAGCAAACCCGAGTTCGTCGACGTGTTCGCGATGATCGGCCGGCTCGGCCGGAGCCTCGGGGTGCACCTGCTGCTGGCCTCGCAGCGGCTCGACGAGGGCCGCATCCACAAGATCGAAACGCACCTGTCCTACAAGATCGGGCTGCGCACCTTCTCCGCGATGGAGAGCCGCAGCGTGCTCGGGGTGCCGGACGCCTACGAGTTGCCGACCAGCCCCGGCAACGGCTACCTGCGTCCGGACACCACGAATCTGGTGCGGTTCAAGGGCGCCTACGTCTCCGGCCCGTACCGGTCGAGCAAGCGCCAGCGCACCACCCGGGCGAAGGCCGAACAGCAGGTCGTGTCGTTCGGCACCGGCTACGTCGAACCGACCGCGGCACCGCAGCAGGAGCCGGAACCGGAGCCGGCACCCGACGAGCCCGCGCAGTCCATGCTCGAAGTGCTGATCGAGCGGCTGCGCGACATCGGTCCCCGTGCGCACCAGGTCTGGCTGCCGCCGCTGAAGACCTCGCCGACCCTGGACCAGCTGCTGCCGCCGCTGGTCGACCACGGTGAGCTCGGGCCGCGTCCGGTCGGCGACCTGGAGACGGCGGGCCTGCAGATCCCGGCGGGTCTGGTGGACCTGCCTGCGCAGCAGCGCCGCGAACTGCTCGAAGCGGACCTGTCCGGCAGCAAGGGCAACGTGGCCGTGGTCGGCGGGCCGCAGACCGGCAAGAGCACGATGCTGCGCACCATGCTCAGCTCGCTGGCGCTCACGCACAGCGCCGCTGAAGTGCAGTTCTACTGCCTGGACTTCGGCGGCACGCTCAGCTCGCTGGCGAAGATGCCGCACGTGGGCAGCATGGCCAACCGGCTGGACAAGGACCGCGTCACCCGCACCGTCCTGGAGATGACGAACCTGCTGGCCCGGCGGGAAGCGCTGTTCGCCGAGCACAACATCGACTCGATGACCAGCTACCGGCGCGCTCGCCGGGAAGGCCGGTTCCACCAGGACGACCCGTACGGCGACGTGTTCCTGGTGGTCGACGGCTGGTACACGATCCGGCAGGACTTCGAGGAGCTCGAGGACCGGTTCACCGAGCTCGCCGCGCGCGGCCTGAGCTTCGGCATCCACCTGCTGGTCGCCACCAACCGCTGGTCGGAGATGCGGCCGTGGCTGCGGGACGTGCTGGGCACCCGGTATGAGCTGCGGCTCGGCGACCCGGTCGACTCGGAGGTCAACAGCAGGCTGGCCGCGACCGTGCCGAACATTCCCGGCCGCGGGCTGACCACCGACAAGCTGCACTTCCTGGCGGCGCTGCCGCGCATCGACGGGACGTCGGACACCGAAGACCTCGCCGATGCCACCACCGAGCTGTCCGAGGCGCTGGCCCAGCCGGGCGCGCCGCGGGCTCCGCAGGTGCGGATGCTGCCGACGATGCTCTCGGCGAGCGACCTGCCCGACCCGGTGCGGCCGACGCCGCAGGCGGTCGTCCGGGTGCCGCTGGGCATCGAGGACGTCGGCCTGTCCACCCAGTGGTACGACTTCGACGCCAGCCCGCACCTGCTGGTCTACGGCGATGCGGAGACCGGCAAGACCAGCGTCCTGCGGCACATCGCCCGCTCGATCACCGCCGCCTACGGCCCGGACGAGGCGCGGGTGATGTTCGGCGACTTCCAGCGCGAGCTGCACGACTCGATCCCGCCGGAGAACCAGATCGAGTACGCGGTCGGTGCGGATGCGCTGGGCAAGTCCATCGCGGGCGCCGCGGTCGGGCTGGAGAAGCGCATCCCCGGGCCGGAGATCAGCCCGAGCCGGTTGCCGAAGCGGGACTGGTGGCAGGGCGGCCGGCTGTTCGTCATCATCGATGACTTCCAGCTGGCCGAGAGCGGTTTCGGCGGCGGGGTGCTGGAACCGCTGATGCCGCTGATCCCGCACGGCGCGGACATCGGGGTGCACGTGATCATCGCGCGCAGCACGTCCGGTGCCGCGCGGTCGATGTCGAACCCGGTGATCCGGCGGATGTGGGAGCTCGGGACACCGGGGTTGCTGCTGTCCTGCCCGAAGGACGAGGGCATGTTCCTGGGCAACCTGCGTCCGCGCACCTTGTTGCCGGGCCGCGCCCAGTACGTCAACCGCCGCCGCTCGGTCCGCCTGGTCCAAACCCCGCTGACCGAGGGCACCAACCCGAAGTCGAAGGACTAG